agcttcttgaccacacaaccACCCTTGCATCTATatcaacatacaaaaataaaccaaAGAAATGATTGTATTTACTGTTTAATTCAGCATTCTTCTTTGCTTCCTCGATGTTGGCAGCCCACATATCAACAGCGACAACACTTTTCACCCTCTGAAACAAACAGGAGAAGACAACGATAcatggaggagaagaagagaaaatagtAGACATGGGTTGAGAAGGAGAATGACTAAGGTAGCAGGGaggcaggtggtggtggtcagttggTGAAATGGCCAGCTTGATCGaggaaatgctttgtggcatttcttggatctttttacattctgaagtcaaattctgctgaggtctactttgcctttcatcctttcaggggtcaacaacataaaagtaccagttaaatactggggtcatttACCCTAaagttgcaggccttgtgccagaatgtGAAACAATAGTAGAAAAAATCCTTGCAACCAGCAGCTTTTCTTCTGCCATTTCAATCCAACGGAAGCAAGTCTAAGAGTCTTttttgaattaaattaattacacttTTATCAAAATGATTTGATAATATTGTGTTCAACAGAAGGTGGGTGGATGGTAGGTACCACAGAGCACAATGGTTGAATGTGCTGAAGCTTTTAATTTCAGGCCCCaaaattctgagatcaaatctagTCAAAATTGACtttggaatatattttatcagctttaattctttagaatttaaaccCGCCATAttcggcccaaatattttacctgttttgtgCTCAAGCCAGTTAGatctggcccctcacacctaccctacaatgtcattctaaaaatatacaatcacatcatcatggtctcaaagctatgagattaaTTCATGACAATGGGATTAAAGAAGCATTACATTGGACAGAATAAATTCGAATACCAAAGGattaaatgaatgaaaggcaGTTGTGGAATGTGGTTTGGTATTAATGAATCAACCTGGGTAGGTTACAGGGTAGATTTTAACAATGGAAACAGAACTAAGTTCGGTTGTTGgtttttatgtgcatgtatgtatatttgtgtgtatacgcaagtgtatacagtatatatgcctatatatatatatatacatatatatgtatgtatgtatttgtgtgtacaggtgtgtatatatatatatatatatatataaatatatgcaagtaGACTAATGCCTTGATATGTGAGTTAATTTGTACCCAGAGACCGTTCGTATGAAAACATGTACACACTTGTAAACCTGGGATCTCGTAAAGTGGGGTActtgtaaagtgaggtattactgtataaatatatatttctgggtagaaatgtataaagtatatgtgggtgtgtgtgtgtgtgcaagtgcatatatatatatgtgtgtgtgtgtgtgtgtgtaagctggaGAAAATGTGAAGCTGATTCACACAGACCagccaacaacaatgacaacaatgtgATTAGCTAACCTTGGCAAGACTCAGTGCCACAGTGCCGGTGCTGCAGCAGATATTAAAGACAATGTTATTTGGTTCTTCCAAGCAAAGATCACCAACCATCGTGTAGAGGAGGGCTGCAGCAGGGTTgttgactaaaagaaaaaaaaattgccatcataatcataataagtTTAACACATTTTTAAATACTGGTCAAaggtttaattaaaatataatgaacGTTCTTTAAACTATGTTGGTGAGGGTTAGAGGAGTCAATTAGCCATTGTATTGCTATTCATTTCAAACTTTTTGTTAGATGCTTTCAACCTAATGTTTTAAGGCCTCGACCCAGTATTCCTCTGATGTAATACAACCCATTTGAACCCATGACCTTGTGATATCAGTGATCACATTTGTATTCAATAATTATGAATGAGAGACATTCATGCATTATTTCTTTAACAAAATCTCATCCTCTGAAAACAATGTCATCACTCTCTAgaaaaaaatttaagatatttgGATCATTTGAGAAAGTTTGGCACAGAAACATTTCCCATATTTAGTTGCCACTGCCAAGTATTCAATTCGTAAACTACAAAGATATAAAGTCTACTTAAAGAACTCTCGGATTTTGCCTGTCTTTTGCCTGTCTCCAAAATTCAACAACAGGTCCATGTCTCAACACACACACGTGACATGTACTTAACAAATTCCAACAACTAACAAAGCTTTGTCCTTAATATGTGACACATATcccaacagtgtgtgtgtgtgtggggcacGTGGCTTACTGCTTCAGGCTCATGGTCACAAGGTGGTGAGTTCGATCCCTGATAGGGAATTGTATCCTTGGGCAAGAcattttacttcacgttgctccaatccactcacagCTGGCAATTCaaaaagggccggtcttgtcacattCAGtatgtcatactgaatctccctcagaactatgttaggggtacacgtgtctgtggagtactcagccacttgcatgtaaattccacgagcaggctgttccattgatcaaaaacaactggaacactcattgtcATTATAACCAACAGAATGCTAATCatacagcaccaacaacaacatgaatCCCCTCGTTAAGCCACCGACAAAtccaatttaatttatttcatcctTATGtagtttttcaatgttattaaatTTACTGATCCCATATTGATCTCAATACCAACAAAGTAATTAAAGAACTGCTGCATTCTTCAGGAAatccttttcatatttttttctctaattcattCGTTTGCCAgcaaacatcattatcatttaacgacctccttccatgctggcatggattggatggtcttTTGATTTGGTGCAAGTCAGAAGACTACATCAAGTCCTActctctgttttggcagggtttttacagcgggatgcccttcccaacaccagcTACTTTGCAcagggtgctttctatgtggcaccaacactggtgaggtctccaagtaacttacaagacaaggaTCCCTCAACTGAGAGGGCTTTTGGCCAGGAGATGAGAGGTTACACTATAACAGATGCACAGAAATAGGTGTGTTGCAGTAAGGAGGTTCATGGCTTCCCCAGGTGGTGAAGATGCAGCACAACATGCACACAAGTTACAGGGAGGTGTTAAGTGAAGTGGAAAAAAGGATCGAATAGGGTGAGTGGGTGGGTCAGTTgcaaaaggaaagtgagagatagagggGAAGGGGAGGATACAGTGAGTGGACTCAGGTCACCTGACAAATCTCATccattctccttgttttttctttgtcgGAGAAGCAAACATGTGCAGCCCTGAATAAGCTCAAGTTGCaattgcatggttctgggttcaatcccccaGTGCAGTACCTTGGGGGGaatgtcttctagtataaccttggaccaaccaatgctgtgaatgaatttgggagatggaaactgagtaCAAGttcatagtgtgtatatatatatatatatatatatacatatatatatatatatatatatatataatatatatatatatatatatatatacatatatatatattatatatatatatatatatatatatatatataatatatatatatatatatatatatatatatatatatgcatgcatgtgcacgtgtgtgttgtctttgtcccctccaccacttgacagccagtgttggtttgtttacatccatgtgaCTTAGCACTTTGGCCAAAGAGATTGACAAAACAAGTACTGGACTTAATAACATAAGCAGAGGGGTCAGTTGCTTCTACTGAAACAAGGAGGAACTCTGGTCAGACTGGAATTGGTGGAGAAGTAAAAAGCGGAGAGACTTACATGAGAAGAAAGTGTCAGGATAGATGTGGAAGCTGAGTTCTAGTAAGACTTCTGTGATACACTGAAACAGACACAAAAGAAAGGTCATTAAAATGGGACAGAGGTAATTGTAATTAAGAGAGAAGAGGACTCCTCTTGCAAGAACACAAAACTTTAAATAATTAACCCATTCGTTACTATATTGCTACTGAAATACACTAGTTTTcttttaattgattttgaaaataatgaaaaatttaataaaataactgtcattattaagctggtgtttggaacttaacatgaaattttgaagaaaggcATTTTGTACAGAGTCAAGGGTGGAAAAGATTGAACATGGCAAAGGATGCATTCAccattttgttgccatattttaaGTAAAAGTACATAATGTGTGATTCAGTTAATATGAAAGAAGCAATCTCtggcaggttgatatcaaaagagttTAACAGGGataaattaaaaggaaaactaaTTGATGAATTTTATCAAagccaaattttctttttctttccacagatcaattttttaaattgtacAAAAGATGGATCAtactaattatttaaaaaaatatatttatgctaaataaatgttttttcctcgttaatactttaattgttgtaggttaatttttttctgttttcaatttctcaagattagttttgtaaggaaaacaacaaaaaataatgatggAAAGAAGTCAATGTCtgaggaaaacaaaagaaacaagcgATTATTACCTTCTTCCCCCATAAATGCTCATTGACAGCATGTTGTCTGCAGCTGCCAAGTCTGACAAAGGAGAGAAAAACGTTTAGAGATGAGAAGCAGAATAGTTCAAAGGTTTAAATTGGAGGTCAGGTTACATCCTCTCTCGTTTActtcatacaaaaaaaacaaaaggaaagatttaaaaaaatgaaaagacaaaaatatagaaggaaaaatagaataaaacactataaaagaaaagaattgcagggaaaaaaaaagggagaatagAAAGGAAACCACCAAAGTATTCCCCTAGATACAAGGTAAGAGTAAGCGAAAAGTAAGCCCTACCCATCATacagaagcaaaacaaaataaggTGTGTGTATGGGGTGGTAGAAACACCTGCTTTGTTAACCCCAAAGCTGCAAGCAAGAATCATATTCAATAAGAACTTCTGAAGTAATACATTATTTCAAAAGAGAGGATGAATTGTGTCAAGCGTTTTGAGATGCTGGAGCAAAGAGTCCTGTACGGATTAAACAATTTCCTTCCTGTATGCAAAGAAGTTCAGCTGAATTGGTTGAATACGAGACCAAAAGCCGAGGCTATCGAAAGCCTTGTGGCTTTTAGCCATCAAAGTATTCCCAATCCTAATGTCAAGAACCTGTTTGTCTTTCTTAGTTCcctataattaattaaattctcTAATTTGAGAAGAATGCCAACCATTGTTGGGAGGTTGTATACTTAACCCAATAAGAAACTATTTGTCTTTATTCACGATAAAATGTCTACAATCATATCAATTTGTGTGTACGTATCAATATACAGGTACCTGACTTACAAAACCAACTAAaaaactggagtcaattcattcaactaaaaccctccgACATGGCACCCCAATGACcaataaaagacatatatatatacacacacacacacatgacaggcttctttcagtttcagactaccaaatccactcacaaggctttggtcaatccaaagctgtagcagaagacacttgccctaggtgccatgcagtgggattgaacccagaaccatgtggttgggagacaagcttcttactacacaggcacttctgcgcatgcatgtatggatgtaaacacacaaacacactcacctgTTACTCAAGCATCTGAAATAGAGGGATGTCACACCACACTGGACTCCATCACCATCAGAAAAATACTCTGTCATTGCAGCTTTCTCAGCATCCACTTCATCCTGCAAAGGAAAAACAGCAAAATCAACTCGAGTCACCTTTCTCCGTTCTAATTCTTCCTTCTTTTATGAGTTTTCAAGAATCTAAAGTTTCAATGAAAgatttttcttccatttatttttttttttgcgaatgtgatataaaactaataataaatctctgaacgagatgtaaacagtaaccgctcgacaacgtaaagtatactagccatatcaatatggctaaccactaacacccacccttagtggttagccatattgatatggctagtatactttacgttaatataaaactattttttgaTTTAATTCAGCAGAGAGGCAAAGCATCTGGTTCAAAGATGAAGGGAAAAGCCTCAAGGACCTTAACCACAGCACTCCCAGCATgagccttatatattatatattaatatgttccTGATACCtatggtgtggggggggggagcaagagagacaggcagagagagagagagagcatcatcATTTGATATTCAGCTTTCCCTGCTTGCAGAAGTCAGGCAGAATTGGTTGAGGCAAATTTTTCTAGGACCTGTCGCCAACCTTgtcctatttccaagtaaggtaaatgGCCAGACAAGTTTttacacagaagattggaaatgaatgacatcccttgtatgatggtgatgtttattTACAATCAGGATGTCATGTGGAGACAAAGGGggtgcacacatacaagcatctaaacatgacaggcttctttcagtttccgtctaccaaattataactcacaaggctttggctggcctaagatgccacactgtaggactgaacctgaaaccacacggCTGGagagcaagtttcttaaccataaAGCCACACGTAAAAGACaaggcagagaaaaaaaaaaagacaaaaatacttACGTCTGAGAGAAACTGAGCATAAAAAACAGGAATGATCATGATATCGTTTTGGCTGGATGTGCGGACAATCAGCTGTCTCCAGTGACCATCATGTGACTGGTCATTATAGACATCGTACTGGCTCTGACGGACATACTGTTGGAATACTTTAGCAATGAGTTTCATGGAATCGGGGAGATTGTCACAGGCATACGGTTCGCCAACAACACTAGAACCATCACGGTAACTGCCGACCCGAAAGCCAACTATTCTTTCTTTAGTGCCATTTGAGCTGCTAGCAATGGTGAATTCAGATTTATTGCGATAAGCATTCAAAACAGGTGAAGGCCTTATCTTTTCGATTTCACAAAGAACTCCAGAATGGTTCTTCATCTGTTCCTTGAGCCAATTCCTCCATTTTGGACATGTGCGGTGAACTTCCCAACTAAATTTCACCATGGCATCTCTGACATCAGAAGCTTTAcgctgaaaaaaattacaaaaaagaaaaacaaataaacaaaaataaaagaaaaaccctctttttactcttttactagtctcagtcatttgactggccatgctgaagcaccgcctttagtcgagtgaatcgaccccaggacttattttgtaagcctagtacttattttatcagtctctttggtcgaactgctaagttacgggggatgtaaacacaccagcatgggttgccaagcgatgttggggggacaaacatatacatatatatatgatggacttctttcagtttccgtctaccaaatccactcacgaggctttggtcagcccaaggctatagtagaagacacttgcccaaggtgccacgtagtgagactgaacccggagccatgtggttggtaatcaagctacttaccacacagccactcctatgcctattagcattgtttaattattctttcttatttttaattatgttttatattttatcatgatTTTGTGAAGAATGACACCACTAGTCCCAAGTTTTTAATTGGACATTAATTGGTTGGTTCATTGAATTTCTGACAGCAGGAATGAGAAGGGAGTGTCTGTGCAACTCGggagaagaaataccacaaggcatattCTTAttcaaagcaatttttttctttagtttatcAAAGCTTATATCCTTTACCaaagaatgtatacacacacaatgtatatatacgtgtgtgtgtatgggttataAAGTCAGACAAAATATTGCTGAGCATCTTGCCAGGTATGTTAATGGgtctgccagctcattaccttaataataacgatgatgatgatgaagaaagcaAGAACGATTTCCTACATTTGGAGGTAACAAATTTGTAGCAGCTGAGGGGAGGGGGCGGGAGTGGTCAACTTGTAATGGCGGGGGTAATCAATATTGATTGACTgtcatcaataataacaaagaatcAGAAGATGACTAATGCCAGGCTCAAAATTAGTAGAAAATGGTCCAGTCCTAAAAGGGGAGTGTTTCTCGACAACTTGCACAAGATTGTCACTTTACATCTAACTCAACCAATGCCTCATGCTCCATAACTTGAGAGAAGCCCAGGATGGCACCCCAGGGCACATTCTCACCCTCCTCAACATTAGCCAACTTCATCTTCTCAAAATCTGGCAACAGTAATTCCATCCTTATATTGTTCCTGTAAGACATTCCAGCCTGGCCTTGCTGTAGGCCAGTTCAGGTAACCTATGCAAAGGGGAATGTTGCAATAACCAGTGCAAAAGTAAGAGGACTGACGTGGATAAAAGACATTAATACTAACACTaccaaaaaaattttgaaaagaaaccaACATAGATGTCATAGTTGGCAAggcgagaaaaaaaacaaaacaaaatatacaaagcaaGTTCTACCTACCCTGAGCTGATCTTCATATGGTACATCACAAAATGGCAATAAGGCTCGTTTAACCCTAAGAAAAATggataaattaaaaaaaggaatcaTTAATCACAAAGTCAAATGTCCAttagatagatgagtggttgccAACCTGTGATCCAAGGACGCCTGGTGGTCTGCAAGCTAAATtcaaaatatcacacacacacaaactagagTACACGTGACCTGCTGGGTCACTGACAGTTCAGGTTATAAAAGACTGGAACTGATTGCTtttgaaatgaaagttaattttatgaGGATTCACTTAAATAATTCAATTCGTTTGTGTCTTCTGCTTCACAAGTTCATGTTTAAAGGTTTCATTGCTTATTTACAGCATCCAAAAGAAATGGAACTTCCAGGATAAACTTGAACCCCAGTGACAGCCTTTATTCAGGGCTTGTGTACAGCACACTTGTACCAAAATGCAAAAGGAATTGCTATGCAACACAGACAGAAAATTAAGGGAAACGGTTTTCCCATTTCAGGCTTATGTTACtgggagtattttcccattattagattacgattataaagaaatttgtggagagaggagtttcagaTCAGGAAGACCAAATAAGTTGCAACTAATCTGTTTCGACGGGGATCCCCGCCCACaacatttctgttttttaaatcAGCTGTTGAAATGATGTGGGCGGGGGAACATCTTTTTATGAATAAGgagtttttaaaatatcttttgtacAACTCCCTCACCTTCCCCTCATCATCATGCTCTGGACTGATTTGGGCcaatttgtttttgcatttcaaaaccatgggaagaacctttttggtaaaaaaatttttttttaattcttaatattttcagaagaaaaagtgagtgatttaaaggagatttggcaattgtttctagcacatctcaTTTCTTTTTCACTCTTGAATGTATTGGTGCCTATCAATATTCTTCTCTCCATatgctattaaaaaaaattatgactaTTTTTTGCAACCCCATTCCCTGCCCATGATAGTCtctgtttataaattaaaatattggagagcttGAGGTCATTGCTGGCGTTTATCCACAATGGTAtgtaaacaataatttattttaacagcatacttttctgttagaaagtgttttttcttacacacacggcCTCACTTATTTGAGGTGGGgctaaaaatttaaattaaaattttttgttgttgcttatattCCACCAATGGACCATGCGTGTGTTACTTCAGCATCATTATTCcataaaatgtatttaatgagagaaaaatattgagaaaacatcaatacatgtgagaGTGAAAACAGAAGGTTGTTTgcaatgtgctagaaacaacagctgaaTCTCCCTTGAATCACATACcctttcctctgaaaatatttacaattttttttttttttaaccaaaacagcttctcccatggtttttaaGTTAAATTCTTATATACTCTGAATTCACAGCATCCAAgcagtatttgttgaaaattttgttaaaaagcaTTCAttcttctgaaagttatgaggcaacaaagtctgtggggtacacatctgtagttatgccaacAAAACTATCCAGTGTTCACAGTAAAGGGAAACAACTCCAGGTTTTACTGCTTAAATTTGTGGAACCCCCAGCAAAAAACCCCGCAAATCACAGGAATCTGTGGTCCGGTTTACGCAAACAGTGCTTTATTCCATTTCTATTCACATTTCAGAGCATTTTTCCATTATGCGCTGGTTTGGCAGACAAGCaagcaataagaaaatgttagtagtaaatagatatacacataaggATAAGGTTATTAAAAGGGGTCCATGGGGaagctcatttaaataaaaggggtcgtTGCTAGTGAAACGGTTGGAATcactgagatagatagatgatgatgatggtggtggtgatggtaggatGGTTGTGGAGTAGATAAATTGCCATAAAGCACCTAAATCATAATTATTCTAGGTGCACTGTCTATGATTTCCTGGCCAAAATGTTGACATTAGGAGCAATTCCTGCTGCTTTGCATTCCATTTTGAACTCAGGAATCACTTAAATTTAcacgtgccccccccccccccccggccacCAAACCTTAAATTTGATCagcctaaaataaacaaaaacagtaaaaataaaagcattaatCAAAAATGAATTGACTGAAATTCCCACTTTGAAATGGGGTCAGACTTGAACagagttaaataaaaaaatttattttctccagAATAAGTGTCAAACTTTAGAACcctccccccaccaaaaaaaaccccccacAATGATCTTAGCATCAACCTAATCCACCTGACAATATTATCTGTTGAATACTAAATCTAAAAGTGGGATTTAGAATAGAACAGCTGAAAAGAGTATGGTACTgggggggtgggggtgctggTAGAAATCtggtgaaagaaaaattaaagaaaaacaaaaacggtTTCCACTTACTTTTCGCCGGCCGTGGTAATTTCATCTCGCAAGTCTATGGATATTTTACTTCTCTTTGACTCTGATACATCCTGAGATGATCCTGCAACAAAATACCAGGATATTCGTTATTTAATAATTGCAATGATTAACACGTGTCATCAATAACAGcctggatttagtagatggaaactgaaagaaacctgtatatatgtgtgtgtgtgtgtgtctgtgtttgtcctccaccactgcttgacaactggagttggtgtgcttatgcccgtgacttagtggttcagcaaaagagactgatagaacaagtagcaggctttaaaaatataagtcctggagtcaatttgttcgactaaaacccttcaaggcagttgccccagtatggccgcagtcaagtgactgaaacaagtaaaaggaaaagaaggaaaaaaaaaagagttgaaaATAATTAGTGAGATTTCTTTGAACTAATTTGGATGAATTTACAGATCATTTCAACATCAGCCATGAATTTAATATTCTCAGATTTATTTTGGGTTTTGCTTTATCAGGTCTTGAGgattccttattttattttatttcctgaattttataaagaacaactTTGCACAGAAACACAACAAACATCTTAAAATGGAAAAGACTCACAGAACTCAAAAGAAGTAAACATACAGCATGTGTTTGTGTCACATGAAAGGCACCCAgtccaccctgtaaagtggttggcattaggaagggcatccagccttagaaaccaagcCATATCAGGTGGGAACCTAGCACAGCTCTCCAACTCTGGTCAAACCAGCCATCCTATggcagcatgggaaatggacgataaatgataatgatgatgacattaccTCTAAACACTCAATCAAATCTCACTGATTACCATGGAGACAATGTCAACCAGACTGGAAAATATCCGGTTGCAAGGGCCATGGGGAAAGAGTTAACATTAATGAATAAAGAATGAGATAGAAAATATCTTACCTGCGACATCTTTACGCTTAGCAGACAGGTTCTCAAAGCTTCGATCGGATGTCtacggaataaaagaaaataaataaataaataaaaaattggaAATTTGTAGGGATTAAACAATGTATGCTTATTTCATGAACCacggaaggataaaaagcaaagatgattgggatcttttcggtttgaacggcagttttttctagcagtgtcatatgaaattgtcacccataattatgaccctagtatcgatctattgcatttcaatctgttttagggttggggttagttagggttaggggtggggggaagggtatctttttttcttcacaaatgtaaataaacccaatctgtttcttaaacgagggacatattcatacggcacagaatgttttcacctcaatagatggtcattgattggttgaaattgccgaaatgcaagaaattaaagaccaaatatcttacaaactatagaattttctcaataaagccaagagaaaaagatgttttataaacacattctaccagtatacgaagtttaaaattttttagttacctagaaattatgttaaaaactgcctttcaaacagaaaagatctgaTGATTGCAATAGAACTTGAACTCACATtctaaggaaagcaaaaaaaaattctttaatatattaaaaCGTTTAAATCATTACCCAACCATT
Above is a window of Octopus sinensis linkage group LG25, ASM634580v1, whole genome shotgun sequence DNA encoding:
- the LOC115224229 gene encoding tRNA (uracil-5-)-methyltransferase homolog A — protein: MMEAETNRNNNSNTSDRSFENLSAKRKDVAGSSQDVSESKRSKISIDLRDEITTAGEKVKRALLPFCDVPYEDQLRRKASDVRDAMVKFSWEVHRTCPKWRNWLKEQMKNHSGVLCEIEKIRPSPVLNAYRNKSEFTIASSSNGTKERIVGFRVGSYRDGSSVVGEPYACDNLPDSMKLIAKVFQQYVRQSQYDVYNDQSHDGHWRQLIVRTSSQNDIMIIPVFYAQFLSDDEVDAEKAAMTEYFSDGDGVQCGVTSLYFRCLSNRLGSCRQHAVNEHLWGKKCITEVLLELSFHIYPDTFFSFNNPAAALLYTMVGDLCLEEPNNIVFNICCSTGTVALSLAKRVKSVVAVDMWAANIEEAKKNAELNNVTNVVFHHAKAEEVTNQLDRWLKGQSAVAVLDSPCAEMQSKVIYALRRCHFIHRVIYISCNPVAAIQNFTDLMRPKSQTMKGKAFYPVKAIPVDLSPHTKLCVMVVMFKRRRFHTDMMC